DNA sequence from the Sulfurimonas sp. HSL3-1 genome:
TCGATGGAGTCCTGGGAAATCATAAGGGCATTTTAGCGCAATGTAGCCCGTTGGGGGCTTCGAGATGAGTTGAAACTAAAGGATAATTTTTCTCCTTAACTGTAAGCATTGGAAAAGAGCCAACGTTCTATAATGGTGACTGTTTTGATCGTCTTGAGGCCGGCGCCGGGCCGTTTTGCCCGGAGTGCCATTGCGCGGCGGGGAGACCGCCGGGAGAGAAGGAACAGAAGATGAAACAGTACGAGACCTATAAATGCAGCGTTTGCGGGAATGAAGTGGAAGTACAGCATGTCGGCGGGGGCACCCTGACCTGCTGCGGCGAGGAGATGGCGTGTGTCACCGATAACCTGACGGCCGTCAACCTGATGAAGGCCTATGCCGGGGAGTCGATGGCGCGCAACAAGTATGACCTCTTTGCCGACATCGCCCGCGATGAAGGGTGGCATGCGATCGAGCGCCATTTCCGCGAAGCGGCGCTCAACGAGATGTGGCATGCCAGGGCCGAATACAAGGCCTATCACAAGATGATGGAGGGTCAGGAGCTCGAAGCCACCATGAAGAACCTCGAGACGGGGATGGAGGGGGAACACTACGAACATACGGAGATGTACCCCAACTTCGCCGCGATCGCCGAGGAGGAGGGGCACAAGGCCCTCGCCCGGCTTTTCAACGCCATCGCCAAGGTCGAGGTGGAGCATGAACGCGAATACGCCGCGCTGAAACAGGCGATGATTGATGACGGCTTTTTTGCGAGCGCGGACGAGGAGATCTGGGTCTGCGAGGTTTGCGGTCACATCCACCGCGGCAAGAAGCCGCCGAAAGCGTGTCCGCTCTGCGGGGTGCCGCAGGAGTATTTCAAACGTGAACATCTTTACTGAAACGGCAAAAACCGATGCGTAATCTGATGATGCTGATGGCGCTGGCGGTAACGCTCGCGGCGATGGAACCAGTGGTGACGGGCGAATGGCTCGTTAAGCACGCGGGGGATAAAAACCTCGTGATTGTGGATGTTTCCGCGCCGGAAGCTTATGAAGAGGGGCACATTCCCGGGGCCCGCAATGCGTCTATCGAGCTCTGGCGTCATGGGGTTGGCAAGCACGCCGAGGTGCGCAGCGCCGCGGAGCTGCAGGCACAGATGCGCCGCCTGGGGATCGGCAGCGATTCCAAAGTCGTCGTCTACTCCCACCACCTCGATAACAAGGACCTGCTGCGCGCGACCTACGTGCTCTGGGCGATGGAGTATGCCGGGTTTAAAAAGAGCGCCCTGCTTGACGGCGGCCTTTCCGCCTACACCGCCG
Encoded proteins:
- a CDS encoding ferritin family protein, whose protein sequence is MKQYETYKCSVCGNEVEVQHVGGGTLTCCGEEMACVTDNLTAVNLMKAYAGESMARNKYDLFADIARDEGWHAIERHFREAALNEMWHARAEYKAYHKMMEGQELEATMKNLETGMEGEHYEHTEMYPNFAAIAEEEGHKALARLFNAIAKVEVEHEREYAALKQAMIDDGFFASADEEIWVCEVCGHIHRGKKPPKACPLCGVPQEYFKREHLY